In Thunnus maccoyii chromosome 3, fThuMac1.1, whole genome shotgun sequence, the following proteins share a genomic window:
- the ift52 gene encoding intraflagellar transport protein 52 homolog — protein sequence MEKEQHNTVVFNASKRELFTTNNGYKSMQKRLRAQWKIQSMKDELSMEKLKGVKLWITAGPREKFTASELEVLKHYLDSGGNVLVMLGEGGEMKYDTNINFLLEEFGIMVNNDAVVRNVYYKYFHPKEALVSNGVLNREISRAAGKVITGITEDENVGNNAQALTFVYPYGATLSVMKPAVAVLSTGSVCFPLNRPVLAFYQGKEAGKLVVLGSCHMFSDQYIDKEENSKIMDVVLQWLMTDNIQLNQIDAEDPEITDYTMLPDTGCLSEHLRVCLQEGDENPKDFTSLFDMSLFNLSTDTLPQVISAYKQLNVKDEPLQLITPQFETPLPQLQPAVFPPALSDLPPPMLDLFDLDETFSSEKVRLAQLTNKCTDDDLEFYVRKCGEILGVTPKLDKDQRDAKHILEHIFFQVVEFKKLNQEHDIDTEAQFTPGH from the exons ATGGAGAAGGAACAGCACAACACTGTGGTCTTCAATGCTTCAAAAAGAGAGCTGTTTACCACGAACAATGGATACAAATCCATGCAGAAGAGACTCCGGGCTCAATGGAAAATCCAAAG TATGAAGGATGAGCTGTCTATGGAGAAGCTGAAGGGTGTCAAGTTGTGGATAACTGCGGGCCCAAGGGAGAAGTTTACAGCATCAGAG CTGGAGGTACTGAAGCACTACCTGGACAGTGGAGGAAATGTGCTTGTCATGCTCGGTGAAGGAGGGGAAATGAAATATGACACCAATATCAACTTTCTCCTGGAGGAGTTTGGAATAATGGTTAACAATG ATGCAGTTGTGAGGAATGTGTACTACAAGTACTTCCATCCAAAGGAGGCGCTTGTGTCTAATGGTGTATTAAACCG AGAGATAAGTCGCGCTGCTGGCAAAGTGATCACAGGAAtaactgaagatgaaaatgttgGAAACAATGCACA GGCTCTCACATTTGTGTACCCATATGGTGCCACACTGAGTGTGATGAAACCTGCTGTTGCTGTTCTTTCAACTGGCTCAGTCTGCTTCCCCCTCAACAGGCCTGTCCTGGCTTTCTATCAAGGAAAG GAGGCTGGAAAACTGGTAGTTCTGGGTTCCTGCCACATGTTCAGTGACCAATACATAGACAAAGAGGAGAACAGTAAAATCATG GATGTTGTGCTCCAGTGGCTCATGACTGATAATATTCAGTTGAATCAGATTGATGCAGAAGACCCAGAG ATCACAGATTACACCATGTTGCCAGACACAGGGTGCCTGTCAGAACATCTCAGAGTGTGCTTACAAGAGGGTGATGAAAACCCCAAGGACTTCACCTCTCTCTTTGACATGTCTTTGTTCAATTTGTCAACCGATACTTTACCCCAAGTCATCAG TGCTTACAAGCAGCTTAATGTCAAAGACGAGCCGCTTCAGCTGATCACACCACAGTTTGAGACCCCTCTGCCTCAGCTCCAACCTGCT GTCTTTCCACCTGCCTTAAGTGATTTGCCTCCACCCATGCTGGACCTGTTTGATCTAGATGAAACATTCTCCTCTGAGAAAGTGCGCCTAGCTCAGCTCACAAATAAAT GTACAGATGATGATCTTGAGTTCTATGTACGGAAATGTGGGGAAATTCTGGGGGTGACTCCCAAGTTGGATAAAGATCAGAGGGATGCCAAGCACATCTTGGAGCACATTTTCTTCCAGGTTGTGGAGTTCAAGAAACTCAATCAG GAGCATGATATCGATACTGAGGCACAGTTCACTCCGGGTCACTGA
- the rpn2 gene encoding dolichyl-diphosphooligosaccharide--protein glycosyltransferase subunit 2 produces the protein MDRSRLLGLFILSLALSGAQALTPAHYLSLSDVARLQSLLSQQFTDLESAYYSVVGLTKLGATVPDHKEVCQFLKSQLDPTSVDSLFFASETSQAISGCEIPVSNETRDILLAAVSEDSTMTQIQRAVSALSSLGLPLASKEVVGALTARINKEDNVMAITSALLTAARLSQQAELGGILEEIEDLTARLDDLGGIYLQFEEGLEATAMFVTAAYSLSDHVDMEPPLKEDQVIQLVNSIFSKKSWDSLAEAFSVASAAAALSSNRFHVPVIVSAQGPATVSHSQPTLQLLVTDVMSQPLASANVLVESAYAVASKSVILSQAPFTLNDGVFELNFMSNQPASGYYQFTVAVTGDSRLVANHVELKVKVSTEVAVTNMDLSVVDKDQSIGTKTTRVDYPSKAKSPFTADSHQNFAMSFQLVDVNTGVELTPHQTFVRLHNQKTGQEVVFVAEPDSKNLYKFELDTAERKSEFDSISGTYSLHLIVGDATLENPILWNVADVVLKFVDEEAPATIQPKTLYIPKPEIQHLFREPEKKPPTVVSNTFTALILSPFLLLLILWIKLGANISNFSFSPSTILFHLGHAALLGLMYVYWTHLNMFQTLKYLAIIGGVTFLAGNRMLAQKAVKRIEKK, from the exons ATGGACCGGTCTA GGCTGCTCGGGTTGTTCATCCTCAGCCTGGCTCTCTCTGGAGCTCAGGCGCTCACACCCGCTCACTACCTCTCCCTGTCCGATGTGGCCCGACTGCAGAGCCTCCTTAGCCAGCAATTCACTGACCTGGAGTCTGCATACTATTCGGTTGTTGGTCTGACCAAGCTTGGAGCGACTGTTCCCGATcataag gaAGTATGCCAGTTTCTGAAATCCCAGCTTGACCCCACTAGTGTTGACTCACTCTTCTTTGCTTCTGAGACCAGTCAAGCCATATCAGGATGTGAG ATCCCCGTGTCCAACGAAACCCGTGACATCCTTCTGGCAGCGGTTAGTGAAGACTCGACCATGACTCAGATTCAGCGGGCTGTGAGCGCTCTCAGCTCTTTGGGGCTTCCTCTGGCATCTAAGGAAGTTGTAGGTGCCCTGACAGCTCGTATCAACAAGGAGGACAATGTTATGGC TATCACCTCAGCTCTGCTGACTGCAGCACGCCTCTCCCAGCAGGCAGAACTTGGAGGAATACTGGAGGAAATTGAG GATCTGACAGCTCGTTTGGATGATCTTGGTGGCATCTACCTCCAGTTTGAAGAGGGACTCGAGGCGACTGCCATGTTTGTGACTGCTGCTTATTCTCTGTCAGATCATGTGGATATGGAGCCCCCCCTCAAGGAG GACCAAGTCATCCAGCTGGTGAACTCCATCTTCAGCAAGAAATCCTGGGACTCTCTGGCTGAGGCATTCAGCGTGGCGAGTGCCGCCGCCGCCCTCTCCAGCAACCGCTTCCACGTGCCGGTCATCGTCAGCGCTCAGGGCCCGGCCACAGTGTCCCACAGCCAGCCAACTCTGCAG CTCCTTGTTACTGATGTCATGTCTCAACCTCTGGCCTCAGCCAACGTGCTGGTGGAATCTGCGTACGCTGTGGCCTCCAAGAGCGTCATACTCAGCCAAGCACCTTTCACACTTAATGA CGGTGTCTTTGAACTGAACTTCATGTCCAACCAGCCAGCCAGCGGATATTACCAGTTCACTGTTGCAGTAACTGGAGATAGCCGACTGGTTGCCAATCACGTTGAG CTGAAAGTGAAGGTGTCCACTGAGGTGGCTGTTACTAACATGGACCTCTCTGTGGTGGATAAGGACCAGAGCATCGGCACAAAGACCACCAG GGTGGACTATCCTTCCAAAGCCAAGAGCCCCTTCACAGCAGACAGCCACCAAAACTTTGCCATGTCCTTCCAGCTGGTTGACGTCAACACTGGAGTTGAACTTACCCCTCACCAG acTTTTGTGAGGCTGCACAATCAGAAAACCGGCCAAGAGGTCGTGTTTGTGGCCGAACCCGACAGCAAAAACCTGTACAAGTTTGAGTTGGACACAGCAGAGCGGAAATCCGAGTTCGACTCCATCTCCGGTACCTATTCCCTGCACCTCATCGTTGGCGATGCTACCTTAGAGAATCCCATCTTGTGGAATGTG GCCGATGTTGTGCTGAAGTTCGTCGATGAGGAGGCTCCAGCTACCATTCAGCCCAAGACTCTTTACATTCCCAAACCAGAGATCCAG CACTTATTCAGAGAACCAGAGAAGAAACCTCCCACGGTGGTTTCCAACACCTTCACAGCACTCATCCTGTCCCCCTTCCTGCTTCTGCTCATTCTG TGGATTAAGCTCGGAGCCAACATCTCCAACTTCAGCTTCTCTCCCAGCACTATTCTCTTCCATTTAGGACATGCAG cctTGCTGGGCCTGATGTACGTCTACTGGACCCACCTGAACATGTTCCAGACTCTGAAGTACCTGGCGATTATCGGTGGCGTCACTTTCCTCGCCGGGAACCGCATGCTGGCCCAGAAAGCAGTGAAGAG AATTGAGAAAAAATAA
- the mybl2b gene encoding v-myb avian myeloblastosis viral oncogene homolog-like 2b yields MCNAPHTSLSGLYAGEEREIEIQERGQTGRPAVAGYRLRLLTFNTAAASLHHRGPLHKDNKHAEYNQITPNIRAYDVQQRQDKPQSERKQQKQREMSWWPRGEDGEEAMHQDTDSDVAEQRDGGKVKVKWTQEEDDKLKALVQKVGQNDWKYIASFIPNHTEHQCQHRWFKVLDPELVKGPWTKEEDEKVIELVHLYGNKQWAVVAKHLKGRLGKQCRERWHNHLNPNVKKSSWTAEEDLIIYKAHCLLGNRWAEIAKLLPGRTDNAVKNHWNSTIKRKLEMGFYAGEVFKPNELEELLARVNKDMQMPSCSQDGADKDPEQKTQPSLQETPVSACVKASPSKPGPSQSVPSPKDSLSPKTEADTSGEMNGTNWVVDSSGFLSPTGPALKEVLDMVDGDIDGWCNLAAFDLPEDSPSPERHQFRLEGSALQELSKGSKGELIPISPGGVTPPSILNRRSQRRIAWSPDANTLMTPKSTPVKILPFSPSQFLNMWTKQDSHDLENPSLTSTPVCSQKAIVTTPLQRDKTPLTQKENSAFVTPNHKSELCTTPRTPTPFKNAMEKYGPLQPLPQTPNLEDDINEVILREAGIDLVVVRTTPPEQRRKTMHRPPMKKVRKSLALDVVDCQVMPTSKRKSKTEAKHSIKEEPVMVSLNSSSFYSKGHENILDQGFLLGPSDSAIFPSTVPPTPMSKEWETVVCGQTKDQLIMTEKARRYLRSLKSHTPNRALILS; encoded by the exons ATGTGTAATGCGCCGCATACGTCACTATCTGGTTTGTACGCTGGGGAAGAGCGGGAGATAGAAATCCAGGAGCGCGGACAGACTGGCCGCCCCGCTGTAGCTGGCTACAGGCTGCGACTTTTAACATTCAACACAGCAGCAGCGAGCCTCCACCACCGCGGACCTCTTCACAAAGACAATAAACACGCGGAATACAACCAGATAACACCGAATATACGCGCATATGACGTGCAGCAACGGCAGGACAAACCACAGTCTGAAcgtaaacaacagaaacagagggaaaTGTCCTGGTGGCCGCGCGG tgaggatggagaggaggccATGCATCAAGACACTGACTCTGATGTGGCAGAACAGAGAGACGGTGGGAAAGTGAAGGTGAAATGGACACAAGAAGAG GATGACAAGCTCAAGGCTTTGGTTCAAAAAGTGGGGCAGAATGATTGGAAATATATTGCCAGCTTCATACCA AATCACACTGAACATCAGTGTCAGCACCGCTGGTTTAAGGTCCTGGATCCAGAACTGGTTAAAGGTCCTTGGAccaaagaggaagatgagaag GTTATAGAGCTTGTACATCTCTATGGCAACAAACAGTGGGCTGTGGTAGCCAAACATCTGAAGGGCAGGCTGGGGAAGCAGTGTAGAGAGCGCTGGCACAACCACCTCAATCCCAATGTGAAGAAGTCGTCATGGACAGCCGAAGAAGACCTCATCATCTACAAGGCTCACTGCCTGCTCGGAAACCGATGGGCTGAGATTGCAAAGCTGCTCCCTGGGAG GACGGATAATGCAGTGAAGAATCACTGGAATTCGACCATCAAACGCAAGTTAGAGATGGGCTTCTATGCCGGGGAGGTCTTTAAGCCAAATGAACTGGAAGAGCTGTTGGCCCGTGTTAACAAAGATATGCAG ATGCCCAGTTGCTCTCAAGATGGTGCAGACAAGGACccagagcagaaaacacaaccttCA TTGCAGGAAACGCCAGTCTCAGCCTGTGTTAAAGCCAGCCCCAGCAAGCCAGGTCCTTCACAGTCTGTCCCCTCTCCAAAGGACAGTTTAAGCCCCAAGACTGAAGCAGACACCTCAGGAGAAATGAACGGTACCAACTGGGTGGTGGACAGCTCCGGCTTTCTCTCCCCCACTGGCCCAGCACTGAAGGAAGTACTGGACATGGTGGATGGG GACATCGATGGCTGGTGCAACCTGGCAGCCTTCGACCTGCCTGAAGACAGCCCGAGCCCAGAACGCCACCAGTTCCGTCTGGAAGGTAGCGCCTTGCAGGAGTTAAGCAAAGGTAGCAAGGGAGAACTCATCCCCATCTCTCCTGGAGGGGTCACACCGCCCTCCATACTGAACCGCCGCAGCCAGAGACGCATCGCCTGGTCTCCTGATGCCAATACCTTAATGACTCCCAAGAGCACCCCTGTCAAAATCTTGCCCTTTTCTCCATCTCAA TTCCTCAACATGTGGACCAAGCAGGACAGTCACGACCTGGAGAACCCGTCCCTCACGTCCACGCCGGTGTGTAGCCAGAAAGCCATTGTTACAACACCTCTACAGCGAGACAAGACCCCACTCACTCAGAAGGAAAACTCAGC aTTCGTCACACCCAACCACAAGTCGGAGCTCTGTACGACACCACGAACTCCCACGCCGTTCAAAAATGCCATGGAGAAATACGGACCTCTGCAACCTCTG CCTCAGACTCCTAACCTTGAAGACGACATAAACGAGGTCATCCTGAGAGAAGCCGGGATTGACTTGGTTGTTGTACGCACAACTCCACCTGAGCAAAGACGCAAAACAATG CATCGCCCTCCTATGAAGAAAGTGCGGAAGTCATTGGCCCTAGATGTCGTGGATTGCCAGGTGATGCCTACATCCAAACGCAAATCCAAGACTGAGGCCAAACACAGCATCAAG GAAGAACCTGTGATGGTTTCTCTGAACTCCTCGTCATTTTACAGTAAGGGGCATGAAAATATTTTGGATCAGGGCTTCCTTTTGGGACCTAGTGACAGTGCCATATTTCCCAGCACGGTGCCCCCAACTCCT aTGTCAAAAGAATGGGAGACGGTTGTGTGTGGACAAACTAAAGACCAGCTCATAATGACAGAGAAAGCAAGACGCTACCTTCGCTCGCTAAAATCACACACTCCCAACAGAGCTCTGATTTTGTCCTGA
- the ghrh gene encoding somatoliberin yields MMEKAALLLFCCLVMSLSGSPLYPSIRFGQRDTSILMTSSLKNPAEQLEEDTGPRRERAELRSARHADAIFTNSYRKVLGQISARKFLQTIMGKRLGDESESYVKRQSDIYEGTYKEDVTSIQSNQRYRGVHGNVMRPRLLS; encoded by the exons ATGATGGAGAAAgctgcactgctgctgttttgttgccTGGTCATGTCTTTATCAGGCTCCCCGCTATACCCATCCATTAG GTTTGGCCAGAGGGACACATCCATCCTGATGACATCTTCTCTAAAGAATCCAGCAGAGCAGCTGGAGGAAGACACGGGTCCTCGTAGGGAGCGAGCAGAGTTACG CTCAGCGCGCCACGCTGATGCCATCTTCACAAACAGTTACAGGAAAGTCCTGGGCCAAATCTCTGCCAGGAAGTTCCTCCAGACAATCATGGGCAAACGTCTTGG AGATGAAAGTGAGAGTTACGTGAAGCGTCAGTCAGATATCTATGAAGGGACGTATAAAGAAGATGTGACATCCATCCAGAGCAATCAGAGATACAGAGGAGTGCACGGGAATGTCATGAGACCCAG ACTGCTGAGTTGA
- the cdk5rap1 gene encoding CDK5 regulatory subunit-associated protein 1 — translation MDHLRSLKPLFSAPQHLIPVRCLQPRYCCKLAKTGVTSGEKRATLDKFKTQISSGPSFQDFVKGISVKQTYVADGEYSDKHGYLSEDLEMGNSRKVYFETYGCQMNVNDTEIAWSILQRKGYHRTVHLNEADVVLLVTCSIREKAEQTIWNRLQQLTAMKKKRLKTHTPMKIGILGCMAERLKTELLEREKLVDVLAGPDAYRDLPRLLTVADGGQQASNVLLSLEETYADIMPVHHAPQGHSAFVSIMRGCDNMCSYCIVPFTRGRERSRPVSSILEEVRMLSDQGVKEVTLLGQNVNSYRDTSEEQFCSADLTKLSRGFKTVYRTKRGGLRFSDLLDRVSQIDPDMRIRFTSPHPKDFPDEVLHLIAERGNICKQVHLPAQSGSSQVLEAMRRGYTREAYLDLVQNVKRIIPEVSLSSDFISGFCGETDEDHQQTLSLIREVGYNVGFLFAYSMRKKTHAFHRLQDDVPAEVKQRRLQECITVFREEAARVNAALIGSTQLVLVEGESKRSAKDLCGRTDGNMKVIFLKQDVAVQPAESNTAPISAGDYVLVKILSANSQSLRGEALSHSSLRGTMMHYETLPSYQLDEHVASDTTMMKTCP, via the exons ATGGACCACCTCAGGAGTTTAAAACCTCTGTTTTCTGCTCCCCAACACTTGATACCTGTCAGGTGTTTACAGCCCAGATATTGCTGTAAATTAGCAAAAACTGGTGTAACTTCAGGAGAGAAGAGGGCAACGTTAGATAAATTCAAGACTCAGATATCCTCTGGTCCAAGTTTTCAGGATTTCGTCAAAGGAATTTCAGTTAAGCAGACTTATGTTGCAGACGGAGAATACTCTGACAAACACGGTTATCTGTCTGAGGACTTGGAGATGGGGAATTCAAGGAAAG TGTATTTTGAAACCTATGGATGTCAGATGAATGTAAACGACACAGAGATAGCCTGGTCCATTCTTCAGAGGAAGGGATATCATCGCACAGTCCACTTAAATGAG GCGGATGTTGTCCTTCTGGTAACATGCTCCATAAG AGAAAAAGCTGAACAAACTATTTGGAATAGATTACAACAACTGACAGCCATGAAGAAGAAGCGCTTAAAGACCCACACACCGATGAAAATTGGGATTTTAG GTTGCATGGCAGAGAGGCTGAAGACGGAGCTTTTGGAGCGGGAGAAACTTGTAGATGTTCTTGCCGGTCCTGACGCCTACCGGGACCTTCCTCGTCTCTTGACTGTAGCTGACGGAGGTCAACAGGCAAGCAATGTGCTGCTGTCACTAGAGGAGACCTACGCTGACATCATGCCTGTGCACCATGCTCCTCAGGGACACAGTGCTTTTGT GTCCATCATGCGAGGCTGTGACAACATGTGCAGTTACTGCATTGTTCCCTTCaccagagggagagagaggagtcgACCTGTCAGCTCCATTCTTGAGGAAGTTCGTATGCTCTCTGACCAG GGCGTGAAGGAGGTGACACTGCTGGGTCAGAACGTGAACAGCTACAGAGACACGTCAGAAGAACAGTTCTGCAGCGCTGACCTGACCAAGCTGAGCCGCGGCTTTAAGACCGTTTACCGAACCAAACGGGGAGGTCTGCGCTTCTCTGACCTGCTGGACAGAGTGTCACAAATCGATCCTGATATGAGGATTAGATTCACTTCCCCACATCCCAAAGATTTTCCTGATGAG GTTTTGCATCTAATTGCGGAGCGAGGGAACATTTGTAAGCAGGTCCACCTTCCAGCCCAGAGTGGTAGCAGTCAGGTCCTAGAAGCCATGCGCCGTGG CTACACAAGAGAGGCCTACCTTGATCTTGTGCAGAACGTTAAGAGAATTATCCCAG aggTGAGTCTCAGCAGTGACTTCATCTCAGGCTTCTGTGGTGAGACAGATGAGGACCACCAGCAGACTCTGTCTCTGATCAGGGAAGTGGGCTACAATGTGGGATTCCTTTTCGCCTACAGTATGAGAAAG AAAACCCACGCCTTCCATCGGCTACAGGATGACGTGCCGGCAGAGGTGAAGCAGCGGAGGCTGCAGGAGTGTATCACTGTGTTCAGAGAGGAAGCTGCCAGGGTCAACGCTGCTCTCATCGGCAGCACACAGCTTGTCCTGGTGGAGGGA GAAAGTAAAAGATCTGCCAAGGACCTGTGTGGTAGAACTGATGGCAACATGAAAGTGATTTTCCTCAAACAGGATGTTGCTGTTCAGCCTGCAGAGTCTAACACTGCACCCATCAGTGCTGGAGACTATGTGCTGGTGAAG ATATTGTCAGCTAACTCCCAGAGCCTGAGAGGTGAAGCCCTCAGTCACAGCTCCCTGAGAGGCACCATGATGCACTATGAGACTCTACCTAGCTACCAACTTGATGAACACGTGGCCTCAGACACAACCATGATGAAGACATGCCCTTGA